The Lipingzhangella halophila genome segment GACAAGAAAGGCCCCTACCCGCTGGTGGTCGAGGAGGGCAGTGCCGCGCAGCAGGCCGAGGCGGTGCTGCCGCGCAGCCGGGTAGTCGGGGCGTTCCATCACGTCTCGGCGGTAACCCTGCTCGACCCCGAGGTCGACAAGGTCGACCTGGACATCCTGGTGCTCGGGGACGACCGCGACGCCACCGACGTCGTGCGCGGCCTGGCCGCCCGGATCCCCGGCTTCCGCGGCCTCTACGCCGGCCGGTTGCGCAACGCCCACCAAGTGGAGGCGATGACCGCCAACCTGATCGCCGTCAACCGCCGCTACAAGGCCCACGCCGGCATCCGCATCACCGACGTCTGAGACCCCATCCGCCGGTACGGCGCCGCGCGGGGGAGCGGTGGCCGGGCCGCGCGGTGCCGGAAGGCGCCGAACGTCACGCCCGGACCACCGCCGCCCGCGCTGCCCTCGTCGCGTGCGTGACCACGCGCGTGTGTCCCTCTGGTCCGGCTAGCTCACCCAGCTCTTGACCTTCTCGATCAGCGCGACCGGGTCCTGGCCCACGGGTGTGACGTTGAGCTGGGTCACGCCGGCCGCGCGGAACGCCTCGACGCGCTCGCGCACGTAGGACTCGGGGCCGACGAGGTTGGTCAGCTCGACCATCTCGTCCGGGACCGCCGCCGCGGCCTCGTCCTTCTTCCCGTCCAGGTAGAGGTCCTGGATCCGGTCGGCGGCCTCCTCGTAGCCGTAGCGGCGGGCCAGCGTGTTGTAGAAGTTCTTGCCCTTGGCGCCCATGCCGCCCACGTACAGGGCGATCTGCGGGCGGACGAGGTCGAGCACCTTCTTCGTCTCGGGGCCCTCACCGATCGCGAGGAGACCGCCCGCGGAGATCTCCAGCTCGCCGAGCGCGGGGTCGCGCTTGGCACGGCCCGCGGCCAGGGAGTCGCCCCAGACCTCGCCGGCCTTCTCCGGGATGAAGAAGATCGGCAGCCAGCCGTCGGCGATCTCGGCCGTGAGCGCGACGTTCTTCTCGCCCAGGGAGGCCAGGTAGATCGGCACCTCACTGCGGACCGGGTGGTTGATGATCTTCAGCGGTTTGCCCAGGCCGGTTCCCTGCTCGGGCGGCAGCGGCAGGGTGAAGACCTTGCCCTCGTGGGTGAGCCGCTCCTCGCGCGCCCAGATCTTGCGGCAGATCTCGACGATCTCGCGCGTGCGCGTGAGCGGCCTGTCGTAGGGGACGCCGTGCCAGCCCTCGATGACCTGAGGTCCGCTGGCGCCGAGGCCGAGGACGGCGCGGCCGTCGGAGAGGTAGTCCAGCCCGGCGGCGGTCTGCGCGATGAGCGTGGGGGTCCGGGAGTACAGCGGGAGGATGGCGGCGCCGATGTGCACACGCTCGGTCCGGGCGGCGATGTATCCCATGAGCGTCGGACTGTCGAACCCGTAGGCCTCGGCTACCCACACGGTGTCCAGTCCCGCCTTCTCCAGCTCGGCGACCTGGTCAACGGCCTGCTTCGGGTCACCGGCGTACTGCAGCGGCGTGGAGATGCGCATCGTGCCTCCGTCGTGTCAACGCTCCCGGTCAATCCCGAACTCTACTACCGAGTAGGAGTTCGGTGGCGAGGCCGGGTGGTGCCCTCCGGGCGGCCCCGCCCGGAGGGCACGCGCCGCTGCCGCGCACGCGGGATCAGAAGTAGGAGTGCTCCTCGCCGGGGAAACTGCCCGCGACGACCTCGTCGGCGAACGCCTTGGTCGCGTCCGAGAGTGTCTCGGTGAGGTTGGCGTAGGTCTTGACGAACTTGGCCACGTGCGGGCTCAGCCCGGCCATGTCCTGCCAGACCAGCACCTGGGCGTCGGTTCGCGCCCCGGCTCCGATGCCGATCGTGGGGATGGTGAGCTGCTCGGTGATCTCTGCCGCGACGCCGGTGGGCACGCACTCCAGGACGACCGAGAACGCGCCGGCGCGTTCGAGCTCCTTGGCGTCGGAGAGCAGGGCGGCCGCGTCGTCACCGCGCCCCTGGACCCGGTAGCCGCCCAGGGTGTGCACCGACTGCGGGGTGAGCCCGATGTGGCCCATCACCGGGATTCCCGCCGCGACCAGCGTCTCGACCTGGTGGGTGATCCGGTGGCCGCCCTCAAGCTTGACCGCGTGGGCGCCGCCCTCCTTCATGAACCGCGCGGCGGCGTCCAGGGCCTGCTCGGCAGAGCCCTGGTAGGAACCGAAGGGGAGATCGGCCACGACCATCGACCGGCTGGTCGAACGGGCGACGGCGGCGGTGAGGGGAACCAGGTCGTCGACGGTGACGGGGACGGTCGAGTCATAGCCGTAGACAACCATCGCGGCCGAGTCGCCGACGAGCAGTACCGGGATGCCGGCCTGGTCGAAGACGCGGGCGGTGAGGGCGTCGTAGGCGGTCAGCATCGGCCAGCGCTCGCCGTCCCGTTTCGCGCGCGCGATGTCGCGGACCGTGATCCGCCGGCTCGACGTGCCGCCGTAGAGGGCGGTGCTGGATGTGGACATGGTCATCTGCGTTCCTCCAATGTCTCGTGGCGCCGCAGTGGGCGTCCCCGGACGTGTGTAGGTAACGGGCCCGGCGGCATGGCCAGCCGGTGGGGCCAATCATCGCACGCGGGCGTCATGGCTGTTCCGCCGAGGGACAACCGTTCTCCGGGCCGTGCGCATTCCGCGGGGTCAGGGCCCTTTTCCCAGGAGCCGGAAACGACCGCGGAACCGGGATGCGACCGGTGGGGCGCGGGGTTACACCGGGTGGACGCGCGGCGCGAAAAGCAGTTGCGAAACGGAACTGTTCCGTATTGGATTGGGTAGCGACGCACCGCAGTGAGCCTTGGAGGGTTCGTGGATCGCGAGACCGTGCACCGGCGGCGCTGGGTCATCCTGGCCGTGCTCATCACCAGCCTGCTCATCGTGGTGTTGGACCACTCCATCCTGAACGTCGCGCTCCGCGTGATCTCCGATCCCAACGAGGGGCTCGGCGCGAGCCAGAGCCAGCTCGCCTGGGCGATCAACTCCTACTCCCTCGTTTTCGCCGGGATGCTGTTCACCTGCGGTGTCATCGGGGACCGGGTCGGGCGCAAGCGCATGCTGATGTTCGGACTGGCGCTCTTCGGCCTCGCCTCCCTGGTTTCCGCCTACGCCCAAAGCCCGGAGCAGCTCATCTTGGCGCGCGCCTTCATGGGACTGGGCGGGGCGGCCGTCATGCCGCAGACCCTCGCCATCATCACCAACGTCTTCAGCGCCGAGGAACGAGGGCGGGCGATCGGGGTCTGGGCGGGTGCGGTCGGCCTCGCCCTGGGAATCGGGCCACCCCTGGGCGGGCTGCTGCTGGCCAACTTCTGGTGGGGGTCGGTCTTCCTGATCAACGTGCCCATCGTGGGCATCGGCCTGGTGCTCCTGGCCGTCCTGGTTCCGGAGTCGCGCAACGAGACGCCCGGCAGGCTGGACCCGGCGGGGGTGCTGCTCTCCATCGTCGGACTGGTCCTGCTGGCCTACGGAATCATCAGGGCGGGGGAGCAGAGCTCGCTGGCCAGTCCCGGGGTGTACGGGAGCATCCTGGGCGGGCTGGCCGTCCTCATCGTGTTCGTGCTGCACGAGGCACGTACCGAGAACCCGGCCCTCAACGTCCGGTTGTTCCGCAGCGCGCGGCTGAGCGTGGCCATCGTCACGATCATGATGATGTTCTTCGCCATGTCCGGCGTGCTGTTCTTCATGAACTTCTACTGGCAGAGCGTGCGCGAGTTCAGCCCTCTCCAGGCGGGCCTGCTGGTGCTGCCGCTCGCCGTGGCGCAACTGGTCGTCGCGCCGCTGGCGCCGCACCTGGTGGCGCGGTTCGGGCCCAGGCTCATCGCCACCGTCGGCATCCTGCTGGCCTCCGGTGCGCTGGGCTCCTACGCGTTCCTGGACACCAACACCCCGGTGTGGATGATCGAGGTCGCGTTCTTCGTGCAGGGCACAGGAATGGCGATGGTGATGCCGCCGGCGACCGAGTCGATCATGGCGTCGGTGCCCAGGGAACAGGCGGGCGCGGCCTCGGCGGTGCAGAACACGGTCCGCCAGGTATCGACCGCCATGGGCGTGGCCGTGCTCGGCGCCCTGATCTCCATGGTCTACCGGTCCGGGATCGACCCGCACCTGGCCGGGCTGCCCGCCGGCATGCGCCGCTCGGGTGGGGAGTCCATCGAGGGGACAATGGCCGTCGCCCGCCGGCTGGGTGAGGAGGGCACCGCACTGGTGGCCCCGGCGAAGGAGGCGTTCCTGTCCGGAATGCACCTCGCCGCGCTCTGCTCGTTCGTGACCGGGATGGTATGCATGGTCATCGTGCTGATCTGGCTGCCCCGGCGCAACCCCCGGCCCGAGGACCAGGATGCCTCCCACCAGGAGGACGGACAGAGGGAGGCCGAGGGCGCGGCCGGGCGGGAAGCGCGGCGGAACCGCCAGGAAGCGATCCCCACCGGCCGGAGGAAGTGAGCCCGATGGACACCTCCCTGCACCCACCGGGGCGCCCTCGCAGCCAGCGGGCCAACGACGCGATCCTGAAAGCGGCGCTGGAGCTGCTGGCCGAGCAGAAGAACCTCGCCGACGTCTCGGTCGAGGCAATCGCGGCGCGGGCGGGCGTGGGCAAGGCGACCATCTACCGGCGCTGGAGCTGCAAGGGCGAGCTGCTGACCGCTGCCGTGGCCACGCTGCGCCCGCCGCTTCCCGAGGTGGGGAACGAGTCCGTCCGCGACGACCTCGTGGAGCTCGTGACGCAGATCTGCCGCGACATGGACAGTCCGCTCGACATGGCGATCCGCGGCCTGCTGCTCAGCGACACCCACCCCGAGATCATCGACCGGATCAAACGCACCGTCTTCGCCCCGCGCGAGGAGGCCATCCACGCGGTACTGCGCCGCGGCATCGCCTCGGGCGAGCTGCGCCCCGGGCTGGAACCCGCCGTCGTGCAGCGGATGCTCGTCGGCGGAGCCCTGGCCGGCCGGGGCTCGGAACCCGCTGGTTCGCACCGTGCCTACGCCGAGCGCCTCGTCGACACCGTCCTCGACGGTGCCAGGACCGCGGCCGGCGCGTAACCGGGCCGAAAGGCGTCCGGCCCGGTCACGCGCGTGCCCTCTAGAGCGTGGGCAGGTACCGTTGCAGCTCGTACTGGGTGACCTGGCGGCGGTAGGACTCCCACTCGGCCTTTTTGTTGCGCAGGAAGAAGTCGAAGACGTGCTCGCCGAGAGTGTCGGCCATCAGCTCGCTGCCTTCCAGGGCGCGGATGGCCTCGTCGAGGCTCTGCGGCAGCGGTGAGATGCCCAACGCGCGGCGCTCGGAGTCGGTGAGCGCCCAGACGTCGTCCTCGGCGCCGGGCGGCAGCTCGTAGCCCTCCTCGATCCCCTTGAGTCCGGCCGCGAGGATCGCGGCGTAGGCGAGGTAGGGGTTGCACGCGGTGTCGACCGAGCGGAACTCGATCCGGCTGGAGTTGCTCTTGGTGGGCTTGTACATCGGAACCCGCACCAGGGCCGAACGGTTGTTGTGCCCCCAGCACACGTAGGCCGGTGCCTCGCCGCCCGCTCCCGCGGAGGCGGCGGCGTTGTCCCAGAGCCGCTTATAGGAGTTGACCCACTGGTTGCACACCGCTGTGATCTCGGCGGAGTGCCGCAGCAGCCCGGCGATGAAGCCCCGGCCGACCTTGGACATCTGGTACTCGGCGCCCGGCTCGTGGAAGGCGTTGGCGTCGCCCTCGAACAGCGACATGTGCGTGTGCATGCCGGAGCCCGGGTGGTCGGTGAAGGGCTTGGGCATGAACGTGGCGTAGACGCCCTGCTCCATGGCCACTTCCTTCATCACCAGACGGAACGTCATGATGTTGTCGGCGGTGGTCAGAGCGTCGGCGTAGCGCAGGTCGATCTCCTGCTGGCCCGGGCCGCCCTCGTGGTGGCTGAACTCCACCGAGATGCCCATGGCCTCAAGCATGTTGATGGCGTTGCGCCGGAAGTCGTGCGCGCTGTTGTGCGGGGTGTGGTCGAAGTACCCGCCGGAGTCGTTGGGCTCCGGGACCTCGCCTTCCCCCGGCATCTTCTTCAGCAGGTAGAACTCGATCTCGGGGTGGGTGTAGAACGTGAACCCGAGATCGGAGGCCTTGCTGAGCTGCCGCTTGAGCACGTGGCGCGGGTCGGCGTAGCTGGGAGAGCCGTCGGGCATCAGGATGTCGCAGTACATCCGCGCCGTCCCGTGCGGCTCGTTGCGCCACGGGAGAACCTGGAACGTCGAGGGGTCGGGCTGGGCCAGCATGTCGGCCTCGTACACCCGGGCGAACCCTTCGATCGCGGACCCGTCGAACCCGATGCCCTCGGTGAACGCGGCTTCCAGCTCCGCTGGCGCGACTGCGACCGACTTGAGGTACCCGAGCACATCGGTGAACCACAGCCGGACGAACCGGATATCGCGCTCCTCCAGGGTCCGGAGCACGAATTCCTGCTGTCGATTCACGGCCCACCTTCCTTGCGTTGACCTGCATGCCCGGGCCGCTGTGCGTGGCCTCGACACCTTTGTACCTTCCAGTCTGCCGTGCCGAGATTTCCGCCGCATTAACGTCGCCGGGCTGAGGGGGTCGCGCCCCTCACGTCGGACTCTGGCACATCGCGCGTTGCCCGCACCCTATGCGGCGCAGCCCAGGTCAGGGCTGGCGACTATCCTCGAGGTGTGGCTCAACTGAGAATCGCGATGGCGCAGGTAAACCCCACAGTAGGCGATCTGGCCGGCAACAGCGGGATCGTGGTCGAGCGGACACGGGAGGCATCCGAGGCGGGAGCGCATCTCGTGGTGTTCCCCGAGATGGTTGTCACCGGCTACCCCGTGGAGGACCTGGCTCTGCGCAACTCGTTCGTCTCCGCCTCGATCAAGGCGACGCACGAGCTGGCCGAGCGGCTCGCCGACGAAGGGCTGGGCGACATCCCGGTCGTGGCGGGCTTCCTGAACCGCCGCGAGGGCCTGGGTGCGCGCTTCGGGCAGCCCGCCGGCGCGCCGCAGAACTCCGCGGCGCTGCTGCACCAGGGCGGGGTCCGGGTCGTCTCGGCAAAGCACCACCTCCCCAACTACGGGGTGTTCGACGAGTTCCGGAACTTCGTGCCCGGCGACGTCCTGCCCGTGGTGCGGGTGGGCGGTGTGGACGTCGCCTTTGCGGTGTGCGAGGACCTCTGGCAGGAGGGCGGACCCGTCGCCGCCGCGCGCGAGGCGCAGGCCGGCATGCTGGTCACCATCAACGGCTCCCCCTACGAGCGCGAGAAGGACAACGTCCGGCTGGAGCTGTGCCAGCGCCGCGCGCGCGAGATCGGTATCCCGGTCGGCTACGTGAACATGAGCGGCGCGCAGGACGAGCTGATCTTCGAGGGCGACTCGCTGATCGTCGACTCCACCGGCGAGCTGGTGGCGCGTGCCCCGCGGTTCGAGGACACGCTGCTCGTCACCGACCTGCGCCTGCCCGAGGCCGCGCAGGACGAGCCGCCGACCGTCCCTGAGAGCGGGATTCGGGTCGTCCGGTACACCGCCTCCGCGGACGTCTTCGCGTCGTACCCGCCGCTTGAGCCGGTGGTGGCCCCGCGCCCGGACCCCACCTCCGACGTCGGGGAGGTATACCGGGCCCTGGTCACCGGGCTGCGCGACTACGCCGCGAAGAACGGTTTCTCCTCGGCCCTGATAGCCCTGTCGGGCGGGATCGACTCCGCGGTTACCGCGACCATCGCCGTGGACGCGCTGGGCGCCGGCAACGTGCACGGCCTGCTGCTCCCCAGCAAGTACTCCAGCGACCACTCGGTGTCCGACGCCGAGGAGCTGGTACGGCGGCAGGGCGTCAACGGCCGCACGGTGCAGGTCCAGCCCGTGGTCGACGCCTTCGAGAACGCCCTTGAGGTCAGCGGAGTGGCGGCGGAGAACCTGCAGGCCCGGGTGCGCGGGACGCTGGTGATGAGCCTGTCGAACGAGGAGGGCCACCTGGTGCTGGCCACCGGGAACAAGAGCGAGCTGGCCACCGGGTACTCCACCCTCTACGGCGACTCGGTCGGCGGCTACGCCCCCATCAAGGACTGCTGGAAGACCCTGGTGTGGGAGCTGGCGCGGTGGCGCAACGCCCATGCGGAGAGCACGGGGGAGGCACCGCCCATCCCGGAGGGCTCCATCTCCAAGCCGCCGAGCGCGGAGCTGCGCCCCGGCCAGTACGACACCGACACGCTGCCCGACTACGACCTGCTCGACACGCTGCTCGACGCCTACATTGGTACCGACCGGGGGCTGCGCGAGCTCACCGCGGCCGGGTTCGACCCCGCGCTGGTCGAGCGGGTGATCACGCTGGTCGACCGCGCGGAGTACAAGCGGCGGCAGTACCCGCCCGGTCCCAAGATCAGTTCGCGCAACCTCAGCCGCGACCGGCGACTGCCGATCACCAACCGCTGGACGCCGTGAGCGCAGCGCTCCCGGTTGTGGGATAGGTGGTTTTCGGCTCTCCTGCGTGTCACTACCCGTATTTGACCAGGTACTCGTAGTTACCTGGATCCGGGCGTCCGCAATTGGGACGATGTCGCGTCTGAGGGGGAGCTGATGGTCGTGGGCGAGAGCGTCACTTCTACCCTGGAGCGCTGCGCGCTGGGATCGGTACTGGCGGGGGTGATCATCGTGGCCGGCGCGCTCGCCCCGCCGGCCACGGCGCAGGACGGCGGTAAGGAAGGAGTCCCCGAGACCGGCCCCCCGGCGCTGTCGATCGATCTCAACGGGGAGGCCAACCGGCTGGCGGCGGGCGAGGAGATCGAGTACACCCTCAGCCTGGCCAACGACGGTGACCACGCGGTGCGCGGCGCCACCCTGTCCCAGAGCCTTCCCGAGCAGTTGGAGGTGGTCTCGGCGGGTGACGCGGCGGAACAGTCCGACGGGTTCGTCGGCTGGGAGGTCAACCTCGCGCCCGGCGAGGCGGTCCAGCGCGAGCTGCGCGTCCGGGTCGGCGAGGACGCGGGGGACGAGTGGCGCCTCGCGACGACCGCCTGCGCGCAGATCACGGCGCAGAGCCCGCCCGTTGTCTGCGCCACCGACGCCAGCCTGCTCGACGCGCGGTCGCCCACCGAGTCCAAGCCCGCCCCCGTCGCACAGGAGAGCAGGCTCTCGCCGGCTAAGATCGCCGGTGTGGCAGTGGTGCTCGGTGTAGTCATCGCCTCCATCGTGGCGGCCCTGGTCGCCCAGTGGCGGTACCGGCCGGCGGGCCGCCACTGAGCACCGGACGCCTGGGCCCCAGCCGCCGCGGTGCGGTCGGTGCCGCGGCACCGGCGTTCCCCGTCCCGGGCGCCGCGGTTACTACAAATCGTAGTAACGTGCGGGCATGGAATTCCTCTACTCCTCCCTTGTCTTCCTGCATCTGCTCGGTATGGCCGGCATTCTGAGCGGCTTTTTGATGCAGCTCATGACCGAGAGCGCCAAGGCGCCCAAGTCGATCCTGCACAGCTCCCTGCTCCAGCTCGTCACGGGGCTGCTTCTGGTGGGGGTGGCCGAGATGGGCGCCGAGGCCGAGATCAACCACTTCAAGATCGGCGTGAAGCTGCTCGTCGCGCTGGTGGTGGCCGTGGTCGCGCTGCTCGACGTGCGCAAGCCGACCACCGGACTCGCCGCCAC includes the following:
- the npdG gene encoding NADPH-dependent F420 reductase; amino-acid sequence: MAVSPHEVPDVAGLSIAVLGGTGDQGRGLARRFALAGHEVTIGSRSAERAQAAAADLGSDLGVGGLDNVGAAERGDVVIVAVPWEGHKELLGSLEEPLAGKIVVDCVNPLGFDKKGPYPLVVEEGSAAQQAEAVLPRSRVVGAFHHVSAVTLLDPEVDKVDLDILVLGDDRDATDVVRGLAARIPGFRGLYAGRLRNAHQVEAMTANLIAVNRRYKAHAGIRITDV
- a CDS encoding LLM class F420-dependent oxidoreductase, coding for MRISTPLQYAGDPKQAVDQVAELEKAGLDTVWVAEAYGFDSPTLMGYIAARTERVHIGAAILPLYSRTPTLIAQTAAGLDYLSDGRAVLGLGASGPQVIEGWHGVPYDRPLTRTREIVEICRKIWAREERLTHEGKVFTLPLPPEQGTGLGKPLKIINHPVRSEVPIYLASLGEKNVALTAEIADGWLPIFFIPEKAGEVWGDSLAAGRAKRDPALGELEISAGGLLAIGEGPETKKVLDLVRPQIALYVGGMGAKGKNFYNTLARRYGYEEAADRIQDLYLDGKKDEAAAAVPDEMVELTNLVGPESYVRERVEAFRAAGVTQLNVTPVGQDPVALIEKVKSWVS
- the panB gene encoding 3-methyl-2-oxobutanoate hydroxymethyltransferase produces the protein MTMSTSSTALYGGTSSRRITVRDIARAKRDGERWPMLTAYDALTARVFDQAGIPVLLVGDSAAMVVYGYDSTVPVTVDDLVPLTAAVARSTSRSMVVADLPFGSYQGSAEQALDAAARFMKEGGAHAVKLEGGHRITHQVETLVAAGIPVMGHIGLTPQSVHTLGGYRVQGRGDDAAALLSDAKELERAGAFSVVLECVPTGVAAEITEQLTIPTIGIGAGARTDAQVLVWQDMAGLSPHVAKFVKTYANLTETLSDATKAFADEVVAGSFPGEEHSYF
- a CDS encoding MFS transporter, which produces MDRETVHRRRWVILAVLITSLLIVVLDHSILNVALRVISDPNEGLGASQSQLAWAINSYSLVFAGMLFTCGVIGDRVGRKRMLMFGLALFGLASLVSAYAQSPEQLILARAFMGLGGAAVMPQTLAIITNVFSAEERGRAIGVWAGAVGLALGIGPPLGGLLLANFWWGSVFLINVPIVGIGLVLLAVLVPESRNETPGRLDPAGVLLSIVGLVLLAYGIIRAGEQSSLASPGVYGSILGGLAVLIVFVLHEARTENPALNVRLFRSARLSVAIVTIMMMFFAMSGVLFFMNFYWQSVREFSPLQAGLLVLPLAVAQLVVAPLAPHLVARFGPRLIATVGILLASGALGSYAFLDTNTPVWMIEVAFFVQGTGMAMVMPPATESIMASVPREQAGAASAVQNTVRQVSTAMGVAVLGALISMVYRSGIDPHLAGLPAGMRRSGGESIEGTMAVARRLGEEGTALVAPAKEAFLSGMHLAALCSFVTGMVCMVIVLIWLPRRNPRPEDQDASHQEDGQREAEGAAGREARRNRQEAIPTGRRK
- a CDS encoding TetR/AcrR family transcriptional regulator; its protein translation is MDTSLHPPGRPRSQRANDAILKAALELLAEQKNLADVSVEAIAARAGVGKATIYRRWSCKGELLTAAVATLRPPLPEVGNESVRDDLVELVTQICRDMDSPLDMAIRGLLLSDTHPEIIDRIKRTVFAPREEAIHAVLRRGIASGELRPGLEPAVVQRMLVGGALAGRGSEPAGSHRAYAERLVDTVLDGARTAAGA
- a CDS encoding glutamine synthetase family protein — protein: MNRQQEFVLRTLEERDIRFVRLWFTDVLGYLKSVAVAPAELEAAFTEGIGFDGSAIEGFARVYEADMLAQPDPSTFQVLPWRNEPHGTARMYCDILMPDGSPSYADPRHVLKRQLSKASDLGFTFYTHPEIEFYLLKKMPGEGEVPEPNDSGGYFDHTPHNSAHDFRRNAINMLEAMGISVEFSHHEGGPGQQEIDLRYADALTTADNIMTFRLVMKEVAMEQGVYATFMPKPFTDHPGSGMHTHMSLFEGDANAFHEPGAEYQMSKVGRGFIAGLLRHSAEITAVCNQWVNSYKRLWDNAAASAGAGGEAPAYVCWGHNNRSALVRVPMYKPTKSNSSRIEFRSVDTACNPYLAYAAILAAGLKGIEEGYELPPGAEDDVWALTDSERRALGISPLPQSLDEAIRALEGSELMADTLGEHVFDFFLRNKKAEWESYRRQVTQYELQRYLPTL
- a CDS encoding NAD+ synthase codes for the protein MAQLRIAMAQVNPTVGDLAGNSGIVVERTREASEAGAHLVVFPEMVVTGYPVEDLALRNSFVSASIKATHELAERLADEGLGDIPVVAGFLNRREGLGARFGQPAGAPQNSAALLHQGGVRVVSAKHHLPNYGVFDEFRNFVPGDVLPVVRVGGVDVAFAVCEDLWQEGGPVAAAREAQAGMLVTINGSPYEREKDNVRLELCQRRAREIGIPVGYVNMSGAQDELIFEGDSLIVDSTGELVARAPRFEDTLLVTDLRLPEAAQDEPPTVPESGIRVVRYTASADVFASYPPLEPVVAPRPDPTSDVGEVYRALVTGLRDYAAKNGFSSALIALSGGIDSAVTATIAVDALGAGNVHGLLLPSKYSSDHSVSDAEELVRRQGVNGRTVQVQPVVDAFENALEVSGVAAENLQARVRGTLVMSLSNEEGHLVLATGNKSELATGYSTLYGDSVGGYAPIKDCWKTLVWELARWRNAHAESTGEAPPIPEGSISKPPSAELRPGQYDTDTLPDYDLLDTLLDAYIGTDRGLRELTAAGFDPALVERVITLVDRAEYKRRQYPPGPKISSRNLSRDRRLPITNRWTP
- a CDS encoding DUF11 domain-containing protein, which gives rise to MVVGESVTSTLERCALGSVLAGVIIVAGALAPPATAQDGGKEGVPETGPPALSIDLNGEANRLAAGEEIEYTLSLANDGDHAVRGATLSQSLPEQLEVVSAGDAAEQSDGFVGWEVNLAPGEAVQRELRVRVGEDAGDEWRLATTACAQITAQSPPVVCATDASLLDARSPTESKPAPVAQESRLSPAKIAGVAVVLGVVIASIVAALVAQWRYRPAGRH